Proteins encoded in a region of the Bacteroides sp. genome:
- a CDS encoding glycosyltransferase yields MRKRIFILLSRVPYPLEKGDKLRAYYQIRELAKYHDLFLCALSDQPIHPQAEQKLLPFVKELRVFRFGKMAVAARLAANFFSRRPFQVAYFYSKKIQKQINQYIEKTQPDFIYCQLIRTAEYLKDQAIDKTIDYQDVFSKGLDRRLQFAPWYMKIILKSEFSRVKNYEREVYDVFDNKTIISYPDRDLIPHPERDKIHVIPNGVDTDFFHPVEAVKDHDVIFSGNMGYPPNINGAEYLVHEIMPLVWAEKPDAKVIIAGANPSTKVRALASNKVLVTGWVDDIRLWYARAKVFVAPMQIGTGLQNKVLEAMAMKLPVVTSPLANQALWAKPGIELLIGNNPSHYAQQILSLLNDSNFSNKLSSNGLKFIIEQFQWSIICQRLEKIITTPGASGN; encoded by the coding sequence TTGAGGAAGCGGATCTTTATTTTATTATCCAGGGTGCCCTACCCCCTTGAGAAGGGCGACAAACTTCGCGCCTATTACCAGATTCGTGAACTGGCCAAGTATCACGACCTTTTTCTTTGTGCTCTCAGCGATCAGCCAATACACCCTCAGGCTGAGCAAAAACTGCTTCCCTTTGTCAAGGAATTACGCGTTTTTCGTTTTGGAAAAATGGCTGTTGCCGCCCGCCTTGCCGCTAATTTTTTCAGCAGGAGGCCTTTCCAGGTTGCTTACTTTTACAGTAAAAAAATCCAAAAGCAAATAAATCAATATATTGAAAAAACACAGCCAGATTTTATTTATTGTCAATTGATCCGGACGGCTGAATATTTAAAAGACCAGGCCATTGACAAAACTATTGATTACCAGGATGTCTTTTCTAAAGGCCTCGATCGCAGACTTCAATTTGCTCCCTGGTACATGAAAATCATTCTAAAGTCAGAATTCTCAAGGGTGAAAAATTACGAGCGTGAGGTATATGATGTCTTTGACAATAAGACCATCATTTCCTATCCCGACCGCGATCTGATTCCCCATCCTGAGCGGGATAAAATCCATGTCATTCCCAATGGGGTGGATACTGATTTTTTTCATCCGGTTGAAGCTGTGAAAGACCACGACGTGATCTTTAGCGGTAACATGGGCTACCCGCCCAATATCAACGGTGCGGAATATCTGGTCCATGAGATCATGCCCCTTGTTTGGGCAGAGAAACCCGATGCAAAAGTTATTATTGCGGGGGCAAACCCCAGCACTAAGGTTAGAGCCTTAGCCTCAAACAAAGTTTTGGTGACAGGTTGGGTAGATGACATCAGGCTTTGGTATGCACGGGCAAAAGTTTTTGTTGCTCCAATGCAGATCGGTACCGGATTACAAAACAAAGTACTGGAAGCCATGGCCATGAAATTGCCTGTGGTTACTTCCCCTTTGGCAAATCAGGCCCTGTGGGCAAAACCAGGAATAGAACTCCTAATCGGAAATAATCCTTCGCATTATGCCCAACAAATACTATCTTTGCTAAACGATTCTAATTTTTCTAACAAACTGTCATCCAACGGATTAAAATTCATTATTGAGCAATTCCAGTGGAGTATTATTTGCCAACGGCTTGAAAAAATCATAACAACACCGGGCGCATCCGGAAACTAA
- a CDS encoding glycosyltransferase, with protein MRVLQLCHKVPFPPADGGSIAMHQITKGLWKAGFQVKVIALNLKGCQVCPENIPHDYREKTEFEAQTIDTRIKPIQAFLNLFTRESYNVARFYSKAMERRLEKTLQNETFDIIQLEGLYLTPYIPVIRKYSGAKLVYRSHNIEHFIWERMAKVARNPLKKWYLKLLASRLKRYEMQAIRQVDALVAISPVDLSFFQNNGFSKPALVVPVTMPRLLFQDEKPEIKTGTVFHLGSMDWRPNQEGIEWFLEEVWPLVIKEVPGMKFFLAGKRLPPRYFRYASNNVVVAGEVPSAVEFMSDKQIMVVPLLSGGGMRVKIIEGMAAGKTIISTRIGAEGIGCEDRKHILLADEPREMARLIIQCQQEPEFANQLGEAAMLFVEKNFSADSVMPGLIKFYEELVENKGY; from the coding sequence CCCATTCCCTCCTGCCGACGGAGGTTCTATTGCTATGCACCAGATTACCAAAGGTTTGTGGAAGGCAGGTTTTCAAGTCAAGGTGATTGCTTTAAACCTGAAAGGATGCCAGGTTTGCCCCGAAAACATTCCCCATGACTACCGTGAAAAGACGGAATTTGAGGCCCAAACCATTGATACGCGTATAAAACCAATTCAGGCTTTCCTGAACCTTTTTACAAGGGAATCATACAACGTGGCCCGCTTTTACAGCAAAGCCATGGAGCGAAGGCTTGAAAAAACCCTGCAAAACGAAACCTTTGATATTATCCAGCTGGAAGGTTTGTACCTTACCCCATACATCCCTGTAATAAGGAAATACTCCGGTGCAAAACTGGTTTACCGTTCTCATAATATCGAACATTTTATCTGGGAGCGTATGGCCAAAGTTGCCCGCAATCCATTAAAAAAATGGTATCTCAAACTGCTTGCTTCTCGTTTGAAGCGTTATGAAATGCAGGCTATTCGCCAGGTGGATGCCCTCGTTGCCATTTCTCCGGTTGACCTTTCCTTTTTTCAAAATAATGGATTTAGTAAACCTGCCCTGGTGGTTCCCGTCACCATGCCGAGGCTTCTCTTTCAAGATGAAAAACCAGAAATAAAAACCGGAACAGTATTTCACCTCGGATCCATGGATTGGAGGCCCAACCAGGAGGGGATCGAATGGTTTCTCGAAGAAGTGTGGCCGCTGGTGATTAAAGAAGTCCCCGGGATGAAATTTTTCCTTGCAGGAAAAAGACTTCCTCCCCGTTACTTCAGGTATGCCTCAAACAATGTTGTGGTAGCAGGTGAAGTACCATCTGCCGTTGAATTCATGTCCGATAAGCAAATCATGGTTGTGCCCTTGCTCTCCGGAGGCGGAATGCGGGTAAAGATCATTGAGGGAATGGCTGCTGGCAAGACCATTATTTCCACCCGCATCGGTGCAGAAGGCATTGGGTGCGAAGACAGAAAACACATATTATTGGCCGATGAACCCAGGGAAATGGCCAGGCTCATTATTCAGTGCCAGCAAGAACCTGAGTTTGCTAACCAACTTGGGGAGGCAGCAATGCTTTTTGTAGAGAAAAACTTCAGCGCAGATTCGGTAATGCCTGGTCTCATTAAGTTTTACGAGGAGTTAGTTGAAAATAAAGGGTATTAA
- a CDS encoding bifunctional 3,4-dihydroxy-2-butanone-4-phosphate synthase/GTP cyclohydrolase II has protein sequence MQKKLNTIEEAIEDIRAGKVVIVVDDESRENEGDFIAAAETITPEIINFMATHGRGLICAPITRQRCEQLNLELMVPRNTSVHETPFTISVDLIGQGCSTGISAQDRAKTVKALADPNTHPEELARPGHIFPLRAREGGVLQRAGHTEASIDLARLAGLHPAGVLVEIMNEDGSMARLPQLLKIAERFQLKIISIEDLIAYRIKNESLIAREISVDLPTEWGHFKLTAYRQTTNNKMHLALTKGNWGPGEEIMVRVHSSCVTGDIFGSCKCDCGGQLHKAMQMVEKEGKGIVLYMNQEGRGIGLLNKLKAYHLQELGRDTVEANIELGFKADERDYGIGAQILRDLNARRIKLITNNPSKKTGLTGYGIEITQTIPLIIPVTPYRKFYMDTKKTKMGHIL, from the coding sequence ATGCAAAAGAAACTAAACACGATAGAAGAAGCCATTGAAGATATCAGGGCTGGTAAAGTGGTCATTGTGGTAGACGATGAAAGCCGCGAAAATGAGGGTGATTTCATTGCAGCAGCCGAAACCATTACCCCTGAGATCATTAACTTTATGGCCACTCATGGCCGCGGACTAATTTGTGCCCCAATTACCCGGCAGCGTTGTGAACAATTGAATCTCGAACTGATGGTACCCCGAAATACCTCTGTGCACGAAACCCCTTTTACCATTTCTGTAGATTTGATAGGCCAGGGGTGTTCCACCGGGATATCAGCTCAAGATCGTGCCAAAACGGTAAAAGCGCTTGCCGACCCCAATACTCACCCGGAAGAATTAGCCCGGCCCGGACATATTTTTCCGCTCAGGGCCAGGGAAGGAGGCGTACTTCAACGTGCTGGCCATACCGAAGCCTCCATCGACCTTGCAAGGCTGGCAGGCTTGCATCCCGCCGGGGTGCTGGTGGAAATCATGAACGAAGACGGCAGTATGGCCCGCCTCCCACAGTTGCTTAAGATTGCAGAACGCTTCCAGCTGAAAATCATTTCCATCGAGGACCTTATCGCCTATCGAATTAAGAACGAAAGCCTTATCGCCAGGGAAATCTCCGTTGACTTGCCTACCGAGTGGGGCCACTTTAAACTTACCGCATACCGGCAAACCACTAACAACAAAATGCACCTTGCCCTTACAAAAGGGAACTGGGGACCTGGTGAAGAAATTATGGTCAGGGTCCATTCATCCTGCGTTACCGGGGACATTTTTGGTTCTTGCAAATGCGATTGCGGGGGACAGCTCCACAAGGCTATGCAGATGGTTGAAAAGGAAGGGAAAGGGATTGTGCTTTATATGAACCAGGAAGGTCGAGGTATTGGCCTGCTCAACAAACTTAAAGCCTATCACCTGCAGGAACTTGGCCGCGATACTGTGGAAGCAAACATAGAACTTGGATTTAAAGCGGATGAACGGGATTATGGAATCGGGGCCCAGATTCTACGCGACCTCAATGCTCGCCGGATTAAACTGATAACCAATAACCCCAGCAAAAAAACAGGTCTAACAGGATACGGCATTGAAATTACCCAAACCATTCCCCTGATCATCCCTGTTACCCCATACCGTAAGTTTTATATGGATACCAAGAAAACAAAAATGGGACACATTCTATAA